Proteins encoded together in one Citromicrobium bathyomarinum window:
- a CDS encoding YoaK family protein — MITRKQAVFTLNFVAGWVDAVGFLALVGSVRAFPSFMSGNSTKVVTDLVSGKTALAGMVAAVVLVFILGTIVSRLINNGARLRETAALAAVAGVLWLAGAGAVSHWSDYALLLLLAFGMGMINRALQGSNGFTVHTFVSSAVVTIGSDIADAISGRGAWKQALLPLSIWGAILSGAFVGAILTLELGLFAALFGPAFAVSLLALANAAGSLEPAAEARDGHMDTIETHG, encoded by the coding sequence GTGATCACGCGCAAGCAGGCCGTCTTCACGCTCAACTTCGTGGCCGGTTGGGTGGACGCGGTCGGCTTTCTCGCGCTGGTCGGCTCGGTCCGGGCGTTTCCCTCTTTCATGAGCGGCAACTCGACCAAGGTCGTGACCGATCTCGTCTCCGGCAAGACGGCGCTGGCCGGCATGGTTGCGGCGGTGGTGCTCGTCTTCATCCTCGGCACGATCGTCTCGCGCCTGATCAATAATGGCGCGCGGCTGCGCGAGACCGCAGCGCTGGCGGCGGTGGCCGGGGTGCTCTGGCTGGCTGGCGCTGGTGCCGTGTCGCATTGGAGCGATTACGCCCTGCTGCTCCTGCTGGCATTCGGCATGGGGATGATCAACCGCGCCTTGCAGGGGAGCAACGGGTTCACCGTCCACACCTTCGTCAGTAGCGCGGTGGTGACCATCGGCTCCGACATTGCCGACGCGATTTCGGGACGCGGTGCGTGGAAGCAGGCGCTGCTGCCGCTGAGCATCTGGGGCGCGATCCTCTCGGGCGCGTTTGTCGGCGCGATCCTGACGCTCGAGCTCGGCCTGTTCGCCGCTCTGTTCGGCCCGGCGTTTGCGGTCAGCCTGCTGGCACTGGCCAACGCGGCGGGATCGCTCGAACCGGCAGCCGAGGCCCGGGACGGTCATATGGACACCATCGAAACGCACGGCTGA
- a CDS encoding cytochrome C oxidase subunit IV family protein, which translates to MTKPNTGELDPQGNAASEIRSYATGFVISLLLTVGAFAALLSDLPTTWKIALICGAALIQIVAHLRNFLHLSLADAQSEEDLLLVLFSVCLLAIMAGGTWYIMSDLGGRMHQASGGDAPMHQAPAHGTGARQ; encoded by the coding sequence ATGACCAAGCCCAATACCGGAGAGCTCGATCCGCAGGGTAACGCGGCCAGCGAGATCAGGAGCTATGCGACCGGCTTCGTGATCAGCCTGCTGCTGACCGTGGGCGCGTTTGCCGCCCTGCTGTCCGACCTGCCGACGACATGGAAGATCGCCCTGATCTGCGGCGCGGCGCTGATCCAGATCGTGGCGCACCTGCGCAATTTCCTCCATCTCAGCCTCGCCGATGCGCAGTCCGAGGAGGATCTGCTGCTGGTGCTGTTCTCCGTCTGCCTGCTCGCGATCATGGCGGGCGGCACGTGGTACATCATGTCCGACCTTGGCGGGCGCATGCATCAGGCGAGCGGCGGCGATGCACCGATGCATCAAGCTCCCGCGCACGGGACGGGCGCACGGCAGTGA
- a CDS encoding cytochrome c oxidase subunit 3 encodes MSDNGLYPGLNLGATHGEAHEDAEKTVFGFWVFLMSDLIIFGILFASYASYLDPIGMAGGPGPKDLFDLTSVAIQTAFLLVGGIAYAGVSLALKYDQGREKIIAWLLVCAVLGAGFLFFEVKDFIAQAGEGGVPQASGWLSSYWALVGLHGIHVFSGILWIFATIGQIATRGLDDVVKVRLSMLGVFWHFLDLIWVGIFSLVFLVPLA; translated from the coding sequence ATGAGCGATAACGGACTCTATCCCGGCCTCAACCTCGGCGCGACGCATGGGGAGGCGCACGAAGACGCCGAGAAGACCGTGTTCGGCTTCTGGGTCTTCCTGATGAGCGACCTCATCATCTTCGGCATCCTTTTCGCCTCCTACGCCTCCTATCTCGATCCCATCGGGATGGCGGGCGGTCCGGGGCCGAAGGACTTGTTCGACCTAACCAGCGTGGCGATCCAGACCGCTTTCCTGCTGGTCGGCGGGATCGCCTATGCGGGCGTGTCGCTGGCGCTGAAATATGATCAGGGCCGCGAGAAGATAATCGCCTGGCTGCTTGTGTGCGCGGTGCTGGGCGCGGGCTTCCTGTTCTTCGAGGTTAAGGACTTCATCGCTCAGGCGGGCGAGGGCGGCGTGCCGCAGGCGAGCGGCTGGCTCAGTTCCTACTGGGCGCTGGTCGGGCTGCACGGCATTCACGTGTTCTCCGGCATTCTGTGGATATTCGCGACGATCGGACAGATCGCGACGCGCGGGCTCGACGATGTGGTCAAGGTCCGCCTGTCGATGCTCGGCGTGTTCTGGCATTTCCTCGACCTCATCTGGGTCGGGATCTTCTCGCTCGTTTTCCTGGTGCCCCTCGCATGA
- a CDS encoding cbb3-type cytochrome c oxidase subunit I: MSGQTSPIFGNLDWNVTPFTDVLQNPGTSTIIGAFAASVLVLGAIAAVALFTRMRWWGPLYRNWLTSPDAKRIGIMYIALALIMLARGIIEGFVMRAHQASALGTLSAQEGGLVAPDHFAQLFSTHGTIMIFFVAMPLLIGLINFVLPQQLGARDMAFPVLNQVSLGLTAAGAALVMISLLVGDFGTGGWTMYPPYTGKIFSPGEGVDYWLWAILISGLGSTLTGMNFAVTIFKQRAPGMHLMRMPLFCWTSLCVAIMLIYAMPALTVSSAMLALDRYAGFHFFTNEAGGNMMNYANIFWMFGHPEVYILILPAFGVFSEISSTFSGKRLYGYTSLVIASMSIAVISFTVWLHHFFTMGQSAGVNIAFGIATMVIGIPTGVKIYDWMATMWRGRVRITTPIVYLTGFFLLFVIGGLSGIILANPSIDYQVHNSTFLVAHFHNVIIPGVLYGMLAGIHYWFPKAFGFRLSETWGRRTAFLFVAGFIFTFMPLYVLGLMGMPRRSPTFQNPDFLPWMYVAAFGGVLMLCALASLIWTFWTSYRHRAALAVPGGDPWNGSTLEWSTPAPVPEWTFPCIPHVTARHDWGERKRAGDPWHGPTEYTDIEMPANTAHGLLIAVAAFLLGFAMVWHIWWLAILGVLAIPGLMLLRAMRVIEPRIIPAAQVAEADSRFRHLVASLPAATRADEETQRNRGVPDISEFAG, translated from the coding sequence ATGAGCGGCCAGACAAGCCCGATCTTCGGCAATCTCGACTGGAACGTCACGCCCTTTACCGATGTGCTGCAGAATCCGGGCACCAGCACGATTATCGGAGCCTTTGCCGCGAGCGTGCTGGTCCTCGGTGCGATCGCCGCGGTGGCCTTGTTCACCCGCATGCGTTGGTGGGGGCCGCTTTACCGCAACTGGCTGACCTCGCCGGACGCCAAGAGAATCGGCATCATGTATATCGCGCTCGCGCTCATCATGCTGGCGCGCGGCATCATCGAAGGCTTCGTGATGCGCGCCCATCAGGCGAGCGCGCTCGGCACGCTGAGCGCGCAGGAAGGCGGCCTCGTCGCGCCCGATCACTTTGCCCAGCTGTTCAGCACGCACGGGACGATCATGATCTTCTTCGTCGCGATGCCCCTGCTGATCGGTCTGATCAATTTCGTGTTGCCGCAACAGCTGGGCGCGCGCGACATGGCCTTTCCCGTGCTCAACCAAGTGAGCCTGGGGCTGACCGCCGCGGGTGCGGCGCTGGTGATGATCTCGCTGCTGGTGGGCGATTTCGGGACCGGCGGGTGGACCATGTACCCGCCCTATACGGGCAAGATCTTCAGCCCTGGCGAGGGGGTCGACTACTGGCTGTGGGCGATCCTGATCTCAGGGTTGGGATCTACGCTGACGGGGATGAATTTCGCCGTGACGATCTTCAAGCAACGTGCGCCGGGCATGCACCTGATGCGTATGCCGCTGTTCTGCTGGACCAGCCTGTGCGTCGCGATCATGCTGATCTACGCGATGCCCGCGCTCACCGTGTCGAGCGCGATGCTGGCGCTCGACCGCTATGCCGGATTCCACTTCTTCACCAATGAAGCGGGCGGCAACATGATGAACTATGCCAACATCTTCTGGATGTTCGGCCACCCCGAGGTTTACATTCTGATCCTGCCCGCCTTCGGGGTGTTTTCGGAGATCAGCTCGACCTTCTCGGGCAAGCGGCTCTATGGCTATACCTCGCTGGTAATCGCCAGCATGAGCATCGCGGTGATCAGCTTCACCGTGTGGCTGCACCACTTCTTCACCATGGGGCAAAGCGCGGGGGTGAACATCGCCTTCGGCATCGCGACCATGGTGATCGGTATCCCCACCGGCGTGAAGATCTACGACTGGATGGCGACCATGTGGCGCGGCCGGGTGCGGATCACCACGCCGATCGTCTACCTGACGGGCTTCTTCCTGCTGTTCGTCATCGGCGGGCTATCGGGCATCATCCTGGCCAATCCGTCGATCGACTATCAGGTGCACAACTCCACCTTCCTGGTGGCGCACTTCCACAATGTGATCATTCCCGGCGTGCTGTACGGAATGCTGGCGGGCATCCACTACTGGTTCCCCAAGGCTTTCGGCTTCCGGCTGAGCGAGACATGGGGCCGCCGCACCGCGTTCCTGTTCGTGGCCGGGTTCATCTTCACCTTCATGCCGCTCTACGTGCTCGGCCTGATGGGCATGCCGCGCCGTTCGCCGACGTTCCAGAACCCGGATTTCCTGCCGTGGATGTATGTTGCCGCGTTCGGCGGAGTGCTGATGCTATGCGCGCTCGCCAGCCTGATCTGGACGTTCTGGACCAGCTACCGCCACCGCGCGGCTCTGGCAGTGCCGGGCGGCGATCCGTGGAACGGCTCGACCCTCGAATGGTCGACCCCCGCGCCGGTGCCCGAATGGACCTTCCCATGCATCCCGCATGTTACCGCACGCCACGATTGGGGTGAGAGGAAGCGCGCGGGCGACCCTTGGCATGGGCCGACAGAATACACCGACATCGAAATGCCCGCCAACACCGCGCACGGCCTGCTGATCGCGGTCGCGGCCTTCCTGCTAGGCTTTGCGATGGTCTGGCATATCTGGTGGCTCGCGATCCTCGGCGTCCTTGCCATCCCAGGCCTCATGCTTCTTCGCGCGATGCGGGTAATCGAACCCCGGATCATCCCGGCGGCGCAGGTTGCCGAGGCAGACAGCCGGTTCCGCCATCTGGTCGCTAGTCTACCCGCGGCCACCCGAGCCGACGAAGAGACCCAGCGCAATCGCGGCGTCCCCGATATCTCGGAGTTTGCAGGATGA
- a CDS encoding cytochrome ubiquinol oxidase subunit II yields MSWARLAAGCLLALIATDAALASGALQQSFLQPMGPVAQEQASHLMRVVGITMIVILPVLVGVPFILWRYRYAKPRGAYAPEWEFSGKLEYALWGVPVVIVIVLASWLWYSTQKLDPYQPLGPDPLQVQAIGLDWKWVFIYPAEGIATVDELVVPVGRPVELTLTTDTVMQSLLVAPLTGQIYAMPGMTTKLNFAATRTGEAEGENTQFNGDGFGRQKFTLRALKPADYEAWIARGGSGLTLDESTYGTLRRRTVLADARGDLGLEKNAQPIVMTLGQPDIFQQILAKYHGDGGTERWGGTRLPQTGAAGAGQ; encoded by the coding sequence ATGTCGTGGGCCAGACTGGCCGCAGGCTGTCTGCTTGCGTTGATCGCCACGGACGCCGCGCTGGCGTCCGGCGCGCTGCAGCAGAGCTTCCTCCAGCCCATGGGCCCCGTCGCACAGGAGCAGGCGAGCCACCTCATGCGGGTGGTGGGGATCACGATGATCGTGATCCTCCCGGTGCTGGTGGGCGTGCCCTTCATCCTGTGGCGCTACCGCTATGCAAAGCCGCGCGGCGCCTATGCGCCCGAGTGGGAGTTTTCCGGCAAGCTCGAATATGCCCTGTGGGGCGTGCCGGTCGTGATCGTGATCGTGCTGGCCAGCTGGCTGTGGTATTCCACTCAGAAGCTCGATCCATACCAGCCGCTCGGCCCCGACCCGCTGCAGGTGCAGGCCATCGGGCTCGACTGGAAATGGGTGTTTATCTATCCGGCAGAGGGCATCGCGACGGTCGACGAACTGGTCGTGCCCGTCGGCCGCCCGGTGGAGCTCACCCTGACCACCGATACCGTGATGCAGAGCCTGCTGGTCGCCCCGCTGACGGGGCAGATCTACGCGATGCCGGGGATGACGACCAAGCTGAACTTCGCCGCGACCCGCACCGGGGAGGCGGAGGGCGAGAATACGCAGTTCAATGGTGATGGTTTCGGCCGCCAGAAATTCACCCTGCGCGCGCTCAAACCGGCGGACTACGAGGCATGGATCGCGCGGGGCGGCAGTGGCCTGACGCTCGATGAGAGTACCTACGGCACTTTGCGTCGGCGTACGGTTCTGGCGGATGCCCGAGGCGACTTGGGGCTGGAGAAGAATGCGCAGCCGATCGTGATGACCCTGGGTCAGCCAGACATTTTCCAGCAGATCCTCGCCAAGTATCATGGTGACGGCGGGACCGAGCGCTGGGGTGGCACCAGGTTGCCGCAAACCGGCGCGGCGGGAGCCGGACAATGA
- a CDS encoding ubiquinone-dependent pyruvate dehydrogenase, translating into MSKKVAEIVVDALQKAGAKRVYGIPGDTINHFTNAVAKSDLRWITVRHEEVGAFAAGGESYMTGELSVCAGTCGPGSLHFVNGIYESHRNGAPVVLIASDVARTESGFNFPQEVDQKKIYEQHSHFCEYISHPSQARRIVTKAAQAALTKRGVAVVIVNGDMFTETDDDAMEWEVYRPQPVCRPNDAEMAELAAMVDAAGKVSVYAGIGARDAREEIVAFCEKVKAPMVHTTRAKEFLEPNNPYNVGVNGILGNKAGVEALEDADLVISLGCDFAYTQFYPEAKKIVQIDIDPTHLGRRSAINMGLVGDAKTTFAALTPLVAVKSDDSHLQTHLKQWAEDLKGYDHEGEEQDPELIHPQFVANMLDAKAADDAIFVSDVGTAMVWMLRHLKANGKRRFLNSLLHGTMASGMPQAMGAKLAYPGRQVIAMCGDGGLTMLMGDLLTLVQEDIPLKLVVFHNNTLGFVEMEQRVEGLVDHFTGLHNPDFAKLAEACGFAGWHVEQAGELEAAMDAWLRHEGPALLDVHVNQMELVMPPKVEVSQVASTAMFGVKAVLDGRTKEVVDLLRNNFLR; encoded by the coding sequence ATGTCGAAGAAGGTGGCGGAGATCGTCGTTGATGCCCTGCAAAAGGCAGGTGCCAAGCGGGTTTACGGGATACCCGGCGATACGATCAATCATTTCACCAACGCCGTCGCCAAGAGCGACCTTCGCTGGATCACGGTCCGCCACGAAGAGGTCGGTGCCTTTGCAGCTGGCGGCGAATCCTACATGACCGGCGAACTCTCGGTCTGCGCGGGCACCTGCGGGCCGGGCTCGCTCCACTTCGTCAACGGGATCTACGAAAGCCACCGCAACGGCGCGCCGGTGGTGCTGATCGCCTCCGACGTTGCCCGTACGGAGAGCGGCTTCAACTTCCCGCAGGAAGTCGATCAGAAGAAGATTTACGAACAGCATTCGCACTTCTGCGAATATATCTCGCATCCTTCGCAGGCGCGGCGGATCGTGACCAAGGCGGCTCAGGCTGCGCTGACCAAGCGGGGCGTGGCGGTCGTCATCGTCAACGGCGACATGTTCACCGAGACGGACGATGATGCGATGGAGTGGGAGGTCTATCGCCCGCAGCCCGTGTGCCGCCCGAACGACGCCGAGATGGCCGAGCTGGCCGCGATGGTCGATGCCGCCGGCAAGGTGTCGGTCTATGCCGGGATCGGTGCCCGCGATGCGCGCGAGGAGATCGTCGCCTTCTGCGAGAAGGTGAAGGCACCGATGGTGCACACCACCCGCGCGAAGGAGTTCCTTGAGCCGAACAACCCCTACAATGTCGGCGTGAACGGCATTCTGGGCAACAAGGCGGGTGTGGAAGCGCTGGAAGACGCGGATCTGGTCATCTCGCTGGGCTGCGACTTCGCCTACACCCAGTTCTACCCCGAGGCGAAGAAGATCGTGCAGATCGACATCGATCCCACGCATCTGGGTCGCCGGTCAGCGATCAACATGGGGCTGGTCGGCGATGCGAAGACGACCTTCGCGGCGTTGACCCCGCTGGTCGCGGTGAAGAGCGACGACAGCCACCTCCAGACGCACCTCAAACAATGGGCCGAAGACCTCAAGGGTTACGATCATGAGGGCGAGGAGCAGGATCCCGAGCTGATCCACCCGCAATTCGTCGCCAACATGCTCGACGCGAAGGCGGCGGACGATGCGATCTTCGTCTCCGACGTCGGCACCGCGATGGTGTGGATGTTGCGCCATCTGAAGGCCAACGGCAAGCGGCGCTTCCTCAACAGCCTGCTGCACGGCACCATGGCGAGCGGGATGCCGCAGGCGATGGGGGCGAAGCTCGCCTACCCGGGCCGGCAGGTGATCGCGATGTGCGGCGACGGCGGGCTGACCATGCTGATGGGCGACCTGCTGACGCTGGTGCAGGAGGACATTCCGCTCAAGCTGGTGGTGTTCCACAACAACACGCTCGGCTTCGTGGAGATGGAACAGCGGGTGGAGGGACTGGTTGATCACTTCACCGGACTGCACAATCCGGATTTCGCCAAGCTGGCGGAGGCCTGCGGGTTTGCCGGATGGCATGTCGAGCAGGCGGGCGAGCTGGAAGCGGCGATGGATGCCTGGCTGCGCCATGAAGGGCCTGCGTTGCTGGACGTTCACGTCAACCAGATGGAGCTGGTCATGCCGCCCAAGGTCGAGGTGTCTCAGGTTGCATCGACTGCCATGTTCGGCGTGAAAGCCGTGCTCGATGGCCGTACGAAGGAGGTCGTCGATCTGCTGCGGAACAATTTCTTGCGATGA
- a CDS encoding class II glutamine amidotransferase produces the protein MCELFAMSASVPHTVRYELDLFAAEGGEKHRNRDGWGILFAQDRDAYLFREPDPAATSELSRMVVRDARPCKHLMAHVRRASAGKPALANTHPFDRVVNGRRNAFAHNGDLPGIEDREDAREWIARRIGDTDSELAFLMLLDRLSRAGASDAEARLDVFGRFAAEMRELGSSNFLFFDGEYLFVHADRRRFETETGLTEPREPGLNIRSFDERHRGHKWQTSGATIEEISGPLHLFASVPLDPEGWEPLARGTAMALKDGKIVSQYVS, from the coding sequence ATGTGTGAACTCTTTGCGATGAGTGCGTCGGTCCCCCACACAGTGCGTTACGAACTGGACCTGTTCGCCGCCGAAGGGGGAGAGAAACATCGCAATCGCGACGGGTGGGGCATCCTCTTCGCGCAGGACCGCGATGCCTACCTGTTCCGCGAACCCGACCCGGCGGCGACCAGCGAGCTGAGCCGCATGGTCGTCCGCGATGCGCGGCCCTGCAAGCATCTGATGGCCCATGTCCGCAGGGCCTCTGCGGGCAAGCCCGCGCTCGCCAACACGCATCCTTTCGACCGGGTGGTGAACGGCAGGCGGAATGCCTTTGCTCACAATGGCGACCTGCCGGGGATCGAGGATCGTGAGGACGCGCGCGAATGGATTGCCCGCCGGATCGGCGACACCGATTCCGAACTGGCCTTCCTGATGCTGCTCGACCGGTTGAGCAGGGCGGGCGCAAGCGATGCGGAGGCACGGCTCGACGTGTTCGGGCGTTTCGCCGCCGAGATGCGCGAACTGGGCAGTTCGAACTTCCTGTTCTTCGATGGCGAATACCTGTTCGTCCACGCAGACCGGCGGCGCTTCGAAACCGAAACGGGCCTGACCGAACCGCGCGAACCGGGGCTCAATATCCGCAGCTTCGACGAACGCCATCGCGGCCACAAGTGGCAGACATCGGGCGCGACCATCGAGGAGATTTCCGGCCCGCTGCACCTCTTCGCCTCGGTGCCGCTCGATCCCGAAGGATGGGAGCCGCTGGCGCGCGGCACTGCGATGGCACTGAAGGATGGCAAGATCGTATCACAATATGTGAGCTGA
- a CDS encoding mechanosensitive ion channel family protein, protein MITPFLNAKASPTPTATPSPVASDTPRAVVELTHYIDPNHLWGAVALGVLFLLFGLVLTRLLRRAIHALIDHDPKEHLDRMTLSFISNLATFVMWIVLALVFCHAVPALNKLTTSLLAGVSIVSVVIGFAAQSTLGNLVSGISLVIYKPFRRGDRLQLTTPTGLETGIVEDLSLGYTVLRTFDNRRIVLSNGTIANQIMINLSSVDLRVMMTPTISIGYNSDIAKARAIILELAHAHDDVLEVVGCPVVNLGASSVDLSLRAWCADASTAKGVEFDLLEQIKTWFDEAGIEIPYAYQNVIVSGVLAQEKGASEGDKDEA, encoded by the coding sequence ATGATCACGCCGTTCCTGAACGCCAAGGCCAGTCCAACGCCGACCGCGACGCCATCACCCGTAGCATCCGACACGCCCAGGGCGGTGGTCGAGCTGACGCACTACATCGATCCCAACCACCTGTGGGGTGCGGTGGCGCTCGGCGTCCTGTTCCTCCTCTTCGGGCTGGTGCTCACCAGACTGCTGCGCCGCGCGATCCATGCGCTGATCGATCACGATCCGAAAGAGCATCTCGACCGGATGACGCTGAGCTTCATTTCGAACCTCGCGACATTCGTGATGTGGATCGTGCTCGCGCTAGTCTTCTGCCACGCGGTGCCGGCGCTCAACAAGCTTACGACCTCGCTGCTGGCCGGGGTCAGCATCGTCTCGGTGGTGATCGGGTTCGCCGCGCAATCGACGCTGGGCAATCTGGTGTCGGGCATCAGCCTGGTGATTTACAAGCCGTTCCGCCGCGGCGACCGGTTGCAGCTGACCACCCCCACGGGTCTGGAGACCGGTATCGTGGAGGACTTGTCGCTCGGCTACACCGTGCTCAGGACTTTCGACAATCGCCGCATCGTCCTGTCGAACGGGACCATCGCCAACCAGATCATGATCAACCTGTCGTCGGTCGATCTCAGGGTCATGATGACCCCGACAATTTCGATCGGCTACAATTCCGACATCGCGAAGGCGCGCGCGATCATCCTCGAACTGGCGCATGCGCACGACGACGTGCTGGAGGTCGTCGGTTGCCCGGTTGTGAACCTCGGTGCGTCGAGTGTGGACCTCTCCCTGCGCGCTTGGTGCGCCGATGCGTCGACCGCCAAAGGCGTCGAATTCGACCTGCTGGAGCAGATCAAGACATGGTTCGACGAGGCGGGGATCGAGATTCCCTACGCCTACCAGAACGTGATCGTGAGCGGTGTGCTCGCACAGGAAAAGGGCGCCAGCGAAGGCGACAAGGACGAGGCATGA
- a CDS encoding FMN-binding glutamate synthase family protein produces MALTVALVILGLWVHQGFFWGLVVAAPLLLIALWDMVQIDHSLRRNYPLTARFRWLFEDLRPFLRSYIVEGPLEGRPFDRVSRSLVYARAKKDEDAHPFGTELDVYSEEYEALCHSINPNPKAPKRTRVHVGTDQCSKPYDAARLNISAMSFGALGNHAIEALNMGAKIGDFYHDTGEGGLSKYHLKHGGDVVWELGSGYFGARDKDGNFDPESFRDKAQHDSVKMTEIKLSQGAKPGHGGLLPAAKVTDEIAETRQVPAHEDCLSPPGHSAFSTPREMLEFAAKMRELSGGKPVGIKLCVGMPHEVFAICKAMLDSGITLDFIVVDGGGGGTGAAPLELSDHVGLPLRIGLYYVNNALIGTGLKDKIKLAASEKVFSGSAIAMNAALGANWCNAARAFMFSLGCVQSLRCHTGTCPTGVATSSPARQRGLVIPEKAQRVANFQSKTLDSLHDIVVACGLESPDEFTPRHLRQWKNNAQMIPWSQIVHEVEPGKLLSEPDDTPFAEYWRMANPDTFKPTL; encoded by the coding sequence CTGGCGCTCACCGTCGCTCTCGTGATTCTCGGTCTCTGGGTGCACCAGGGGTTTTTCTGGGGTCTCGTGGTCGCCGCCCCGCTGTTGCTGATCGCGCTGTGGGACATGGTGCAGATCGACCATTCCCTGCGGCGCAATTACCCGCTTACCGCCCGCTTCCGCTGGCTGTTCGAAGATCTGCGGCCCTTTCTGCGCAGCTATATCGTGGAGGGCCCGCTGGAAGGTCGCCCGTTCGACAGGGTCTCGCGCTCGCTGGTCTATGCCCGTGCCAAGAAAGATGAGGACGCGCATCCTTTCGGGACCGAGCTGGACGTTTATTCCGAGGAATACGAGGCGCTGTGCCACTCGATCAATCCGAACCCCAAAGCGCCCAAGCGCACGCGGGTGCATGTCGGCACGGATCAGTGCAGCAAGCCCTATGATGCCGCCCGGCTGAACATCAGCGCGATGAGTTTCGGCGCGCTCGGCAACCACGCGATCGAGGCGCTCAACATGGGCGCGAAGATCGGCGATTTCTATCACGACACGGGCGAGGGCGGCCTCTCCAAATACCACCTCAAGCATGGCGGCGATGTCGTGTGGGAACTGGGCTCCGGGTACTTTGGCGCGCGCGACAAGGACGGAAACTTCGATCCCGAAAGCTTCCGCGACAAGGCGCAGCACGATTCTGTCAAGATGACCGAGATCAAGCTGAGCCAGGGCGCCAAGCCCGGCCATGGCGGGCTGCTGCCGGCGGCGAAGGTGACCGATGAGATTGCAGAGACCCGCCAAGTGCCCGCTCACGAGGATTGCCTGTCGCCCCCGGGGCACTCGGCCTTTTCGACCCCGCGCGAAATGCTCGAATTCGCGGCGAAGATGCGCGAGCTTTCGGGCGGCAAGCCAGTCGGTATCAAGCTGTGCGTCGGCATGCCGCACGAGGTGTTCGCGATCTGCAAGGCGATGCTCGACAGCGGCATCACGCTCGATTTCATCGTTGTCGATGGCGGTGGGGGCGGGACGGGCGCGGCTCCGCTGGAATTGTCCGACCACGTCGGTCTGCCGCTGCGCATTGGGCTCTACTACGTCAACAACGCGCTGATCGGCACCGGGCTGAAGGACAAGATCAAACTCGCGGCGTCGGAGAAGGTGTTCTCCGGCTCCGCCATCGCGATGAACGCCGCGCTGGGCGCCAACTGGTGCAACGCCGCGCGTGCCTTCATGTTCTCGCTCGGCTGCGTGCAGTCGCTGCGCTGCCACACGGGCACCTGCCCCACGGGCGTCGCGACCAGCTCTCCCGCCCGCCAGCGCGGCCTGGTGATCCCGGAGAAAGCGCAGCGTGTCGCTAACTTCCAGTCCAAGACGCTCGACAGCCTGCACGACATCGTGGTTGCCTGCGGGCTTGAATCGCCCGACGAGTTCACCCCGCGTCACCTGCGCCAGTGGAAGAACAATGCGCAGATGATCCCGTGGTCGCAGATCGTGCACGAGGTTGAGCCCGGCAAGCTGCTGAGCGAGCCCGACGACACGCCCTTTGCCGAATACTGGCGCATGGCGAACCCGGACACCTTCAAACCGACGCTGTGA